One Bemisia tabaci chromosome 4, PGI_BMITA_v3 genomic window, TTGAAGGGGTTAGGAAGAGGATACGTTCCACTTACCTCGCCCCCCGACCATGCTTGGCATCAATCAAGAGAAACATAATAGATGTATGCGGCTAAAGCAATCAAGTGCTGTTTCAATTTATGGACAAAATTATTGTCTAGTATAATTGCAGGAGCTTTCTCACTCACTTGTGGATTTTTAATTTGAGCCAGACGATGTGACTCTGTTCTTTTCAGTGTAAGTAATGTGGTCTAATGATTATCAGATGAGTATGTATCATGCATAAgttagggatgtcgatactcagggaagtatcgatactcgatatcgatactggtatcgactctaatcatcgataccggtatcgatcatcgagctgaagtatcgatacttatgaggtattgataccatcgatactatttctgaattatgctgtgattctgagtgtgcatgtgtctgtcggccgttaaattccgccagatttacgcctctctcgaaaaagccctgttcgcgtccttagtcaactattttgagcccttaactacagttatcgaactgagcttttaccatttttattgaagtataatcatcttgagaaacttaattactccgtcgtttgtcacagtgcatcatgaaggtgaaatagtggggagagaattttttaaaaaagaaaaagaggccttcttcatggccaaatcagattaagtatcgataccgtcgatactggggtcttggcatcgatactgcatggtatcgatatcgtggagtatcgatgccgagtatcgttaagtatcgatgccgagtatcgttaagtatcgatcgaaagtatcgatactttgcaagtatcggataagtatcgacatccctagcATAAGTATCtttatttcacttttttcaggtaaaagtgTACTTCATCATGCAATCAAGAAACACACAAAGAAGCAGAAGAGGATTGAAAGAAGGAATATCGGTGTTCagttaagaaaaaagaaggtaGAGGAGGCTTGTTTCTTGAAAAGACGTGGTCCGAAGGACCCACCCTTCTTGATTGCAGTAGTTTCCCTGAACGAGGTGTTAAGCCCTTTCAAATTGCTTGAGTTGTTTGAAAAAGCAGATGAAGGAGCCACCATTTCTCATTCCGCCCAAGGCTACATGCATATGAGGTAAGAATGGTTTAATGTAATAAAGGATAATTTAGACAAATTAATATGAAACTGCATGTTCTAGTAGCTGCATATTTTGCACCTAAGAACTTaatgacaaatattttgttgaagtttttcatttttatttttagtttactACTACTCTGAAGCTCTAGAAATGCATGAGACCAATAACTAAGCGGCAAACAGTAAAAACTGGGCTACAGGAGCACTGCAGACCCTCTGAGGATCGTAAGCAAACTGTAAGAATAAATAGTAGGAATATTATTGAAGAATTGGGTgaagaaagggcatttcttgactgcggtgtctcagaatcgCTACTGTTGAtctatattttagagaggaattTATTGggtaaattatttgaaatttttcattttcagtattgtgaaatcataaagaatattcaCCATAAGTTTCAACAAAATATGTACTTTTGCACCAACCATTATGGATGAAACGTaagtggagattttgagacattgcaaccaagaaatgcccctTCTGCGCCCAGCACCTCAATTATGGGGTAGTCAATTATACTTTTaacctttcaaattttgtttgcaatgcTCTTCCATTTGAAATGGGGTTGAATTCTGGACAACGTTGAAAGCTGTTCTCACAGTTGAAATTTGATCTAGGTAACTAGAATCAAAGAAACATAGATCTGCATTTTCTctcagtattttttaatgaagattAATAGTAAATTGAGGCCTAGTTCTATTGCCTCATTAatcatttgtaattttaaaatctttcttTGCATTCCAGTTTGCCAATTATGAAACAGCGCTTTACAATAATGGCTCTTGACACCAAGGACCTATTTAAACTGCTGGATGCTCTCAAAGTTGCTGacattgtaatttttgcaatACCCGTAGCAGGTATAGACGAACTAGGGGAACTGGCCATCACATCAATTTTAGCCCAAGGTCTGCCAACTTACTCAGTTACAATCACTGGTTTGCAGTATCTTCCTATCAATGTGAGTTATTTTCTTTTATCCCTTTTGATTATATCACATTCCAGGGTTTAAAAACTTGTCTAAAAGAGCTGAGTAATTTGCACATAAATGAGAGCATTAATTGATGTAAGTTGTTATTTTGCCATACTTATTAAATGGAAGTAAgacaattatttttcaagattgTGACTCCTCTTAGTTTTTTAACTAAATACAGTCAGAGTCACAGAATGCCCTATCCTTGCTCCTCAAAATGCTTTATCCTTTTCTTTGTAAGGCAGCCTTCGCAAAATCACACATTGTGAATGGTGATCTTAACTCTTCTGCCCTTGGAATTGCATACCAATCATGTTTTTGTTCAAAAAGCATCAATTCGATGCAAAATTCTCTCAatcgtttcaaagaaaaacaagcataAAAGTCTTCGTGTCCTCACACTTTTAGCAGTCTTCTACTTATTTAAAGGACCAAACTATAACTGGTTGGTTGCCCGGTCGAGCAATTTTTGCACCCTTTAACACAGATGATATTTAAAGTTGGAGTTATTTTTCTATATTTCCTCAAGCAATCTTACCCTATCTTACCATCAACATGAAATCCAAGTTCCTATAACAATGCCTTACCTCTTCAAAGTTGCCATCAAGTACTATCAAATATGTTGATGAAGGAACTATGAAACTGTACACCTAATTtgtaatatttcaaaatttctggtgCTATTCTATTTTTCTCATAGATAAACAGGCCAAATTCATATCTAGTTTTGGTATATTCTTCAAACGACAAACGCAGtgtaaaaatcatgaaacttTCCTAGTAATTGCACAGATCAGTTTTCAGTTACTAATTAAAATGTGATGGTAGATCTGCAATGttataaatttcaatttgtagTTATCTCTCAAGCTCAGCCATGGAAATGAAATTATGGATACAGCACTCCATCAGCCATCATCTACTTCAACGGcccttgattttattttttaatatttaattattttgttcTATCACCGCAAAAGAATCACTTTTCTAACATTTATTTTAGGCCATTTCAAATCTATATTGATACACTCCATACTTTTTCCTGGAATTAGAATGAAGAACATAATTTTTATATACCCTgtaatttaccttttttttctttctgttttcagAAACATAGCGCAGCGAAACATGATATTCAAAGAAGTTTGACTCGCTGGTTACCAGAGGAGAAACTACAGTGTTTGGACAAGCCTTCAGATGCTCTAAATTTGTTTCGAAGAATTAGTGGTCAAAAAAAGAGGAGCGTCATCCAAAGGGATAGACGTGCTCATTTACTGGCTGAGAATCTAGACTTCAAACTCGATTCTGATGTAATTTAATTATCCATCAATTATTTTTACCCTatcgatttttgaaatatttttagccTAGCTACATGTACTCGTAAAGGAAAtaaaaacttggaaaagtcAGTGAGTAGATGTGTTGCTCATGAGAGTTACGTACAGATGACTTGACTCTCTCCAGGTAGAATACTTTGAAAATCTTGATGAGCAtgttaaaaaaatctgaaatccgATCTGctaccaattttttctttgttgttGGCAACCGAGTTAACCTAGGGATAACCTGATTTTCAACAAGGGAGAAAAAATTGCTCGTGGACTTGGATGGagcatttgaattttaaaattgagactATCGATCCGAATCCAACTCTGGAAAGTCATCCTTGCCTCTTGCGCACAGTAGACTCACTTTATCCATttatgaaaaattaggaaattttggAATAGAACTTTTAATATTCCTGTTGTGTCAAAACTTCCGAATAGCGTTGATCAACAGTAGAACTTAAAATTTGCACCACTGATTTGTTGGATACAGCTATATTGTGCTTAACATTCTGAAAAAGTCAAAGAAAGGCAGAAAATTGTGTTACAAGCTTAAAAAGTCAGACTATTCCAAACTTCAAAGCAACTTGTTGCCCTTTGCGCAGAGATCATTCCatcattttaaagtaaaaattgtttaatttattttattttgcggGCAGTTTCTACCTTCCTTGATAAACTGTTGAggtaaaaatcttaaaaatgtatgaacattttttacccatcaatttttctctctagttttcttcttcttcaaacaAGAAGTTTCTAAGATGTGCACTGTCACTCTTAAGTaagtttttatttgaaaagCACGATTCTTGTCGAAAATTCAGTTCTGCGCTTGtgccaggaaaaaaaaatgattttagagGAATGAACCAAATTTCTCCATACCTCCATGATATCATTAGCAtagctcaaattcaatgatCCAGTAGGTTTTGCCCAAAAAAGGATTCTGAAATACTATGACTATCTAAAAAGTGGCCTTTTTGAACCAAAATCCTCAGTTATTAAGTTTTTTGAAGTCCTCTATATGATTAAAAATTCTAATTCTAAATTTGTTGTTTTGACACAGGGAGCAAATTCTGGTACCTTGGCGATCAGTGGCTACCTAAGAGGCCAGTCTCTTTCAGTCAATTCCCTGGTCCACATTCCTGGTGTTGGCGATTTCCAGATGTCAGAAATCTGGTCTCCAGGTGATCCATATCCCCTGAGTGAGTTGGCAAAGAAAATTGAGTCAAGTCCAATTGCTCTAGCAAAAGCAGATCCAGCTCTACAGGTAAGTTCTAACATCTGAACATGTTACATAAAGTCAACATATCAATTACTAACTTTGAAACCTCATAGCTTGGTTTGCAATGCGGtaaatctctcatttttctATACTTTTCATCACTCAAGAGTGTAATTTCTGACTTTTCATCGCAACCTCAAGAGGTAAGTTTTAGGATATTGTAAATTCCTCAACATTACCGATTTTAGAATGTTTTATCCAAagctaatgggcctgttgcatgcaagagatacagccgtgcgaatagacttttcagaggttaaatgacacgaaaattacgatggtcacattaaaaaagtctgaaatacactccttactgcgcatttTGCGTTgtgaggaacgcgctttttcaaatttcccgcgtctgggggcagtgttctaacggaaacaattaacggcaactcgcggctatttccggtcaactaaaactgacaacataacctaaaaatcggagctcgtgatatcgtgaaatgaaatgtagaaggattgcgttggatatttaaaagttgatcgatttggttaccgcataaagcgtatatggaccactataagagatcacgttgggtttgtaaacaaactgaaggaaaaaataacaacaacaacaacgactcggcatcttccggaaatcaccgagcccgccgtttgctcgtttccggtgattagaaaactgcccccagacgcgggaaatttgaaaaagcgcgttcctgacaacgcaaattgcgcagtaaggagtgtatttcagacttttttaatgtgaccatcgtaattttcgtgtcatttaacctctaaaaagtctattcgcgcggctgtatctcttgcatgcaacaggcccattgattaATCAATGGGTGACCAAGAAGTAATGTTTTcaagttctaaaaaaaaaggaaaaatttatttgaatccTTGGCAAAAATGAAGCTTTTCTTGAGGCTCCAGTTCTTTAAAACTGACATTCTGGGACATATCTTCTCAAAACATGTATAGGAATGAGCAAAGACGAATgtcaagaattttcaagaacagTATTGGAATTGGATGTCTCATTATCCACAGAGTTTTAACTATCTTTGCTCTTTTCAGGAATCTTTGGAGAGTGAAAATACACCAGACCCAATGGACGCGGAACAAACTTGGCCAACAGCAGAAGAACTTCAACAAGCTGcagaaaataggaaaaagaaaGTTATCAAAGTTCCCAAAGGTTTCTCGGAGTATCAAGCGGCCTGGATCATGGAAGATGCCGAAGGTAGGAGAAAACGCTCCTTTGCCTAATTAATCTATTTTTAATTGTATCATAATTGGACAGACATTTTCCATAAAAAGTCTCCCAGAAAGTCATTCCTCTCCGTAGGAACTCAAGAACATTATTGTGGTCAAGATGTAACCATACACCAagttccagaagaaaatttcaagccatgtgAAAATTGGGATGTGCTCTTCAAAATGGTTTTGCTACCTGATACATTACAAACAAGTTGTTGGAAAGTTAATTGAAGtaatttctttactttttttttttttgtaaacagaAGTTGAAGAAAGCGGTAACAGTGGTGATGAAGATGAGGAAATGGAAGTTCCAGCAGATGATGCCGATTCAGACGCAAAGTCTGCAGCCTCAGAAGAAGAGTATGACACCTTAACTGTCACTTCAGAAGCGCCCATGGGTGCTGAAAAGTATGATGCCCAGATGGACATAGAAGGAGAGCAGAAACTCTTACAAACTTTGAAAGGTAATTAATTCTTATATTTTTACTCCTCTATTAGGTATTTGTTGGTTATCaattcatttgttttgaaaaatattttttccaatattcttgcttctttttttctggagaagtaaaaaacaaaaatattgtcTCTTTGAAAAAGAAACTGTTTTGCATTTTGTTTAATCAGTTTAGTTTGTAATCTTGTTTAGAAAGTACAAACATTAGCTTAGTTTAATAATATAATTTCATAgcgttctatttttttttctttttcttcaagttTTAGAAACAACAGAGTAATTTAATTCTCAAACGTTCTTCTTTATCTAGTACAGCACTCTCTCACAGTGAGGAAAATCCCTCCTTAATGAATAACCATTGGTCCCTTCTTATATTACaacacatatttttctttccgTCTTTTAGTCCCTTGAGATCCACTACAAGAGAGTACTGTGCAAAATTAATCAGCTAGAAatattttatcttcattttgtTGAAGTTCAATTTTCAGCTGAAAATCCCAAaggttttattattatttatctcTTAAATGGAACTGAAAATTAAACGAATTTCTACAACGAGTCATCATTTTCATAAACTCCAggacattttaaaaatcatgatttttggaaaaattttagtaattattattgttttctccttttaatttcAATAGATGCAAAAACAGATGCAGCTTTTCCTGATGAGGTTGACACGCCCCAAAATATGCCAGCTCGAGTGAGGTTCCAAAAATACCGTGGTCTTCAGTCCTTCCGCACCTCACCCTGGGACCCAAAAGAAAATCTACCATTGGACTATGCTAGAATAtttcaatttcagaattttgatagaaccaaaaaaagaatattgaaaGAGCAAGAGGAAAAAGAATGCATACCTACCGtaagtatttttcaaactttctgctgaatttgaattttgaaagtgcATCGACTGAAATTTTGCTCTGAGAAAGGGTCTCTTAAGTTGTCATCAAACGTCGTATTACTTTGTACgtatcaaatatttttctaagAATACGGAAGGGTATCGATCAGGACCGTTTTTGGGCTCACTGTAACTAAATCTCCTCagctctacgattttttgctcatttgaGTTCTATATTTTACTGACTGCGTAATAATTTGGTCATTTCCAGTCTCTTTTTGGGTCCAATGCAGGTCCAAACATGAGTTTTTAGGCCGATTTTTGCGGAAATTGCAGGTTTGCTGTCTAATGCCATTTTTCGCCCAAATCAGCCGTCAGACCCATATGTAGACCATTATCAGATCTGTAAAGATACCcaaaatgaccaaattatgatGCATACCTTAaagtaaacaagaaaaaaaaaacactaagaaacaTGGCTCAAACTGTGTGTAACAAGGCGGTAAAGAGGTGCTGGATGCCTACCATTTTGCAgaaaaaacaaagccaaaaatttcaaataaaatcaaaatcttgagcTCTTATGTGTACCATTACAAAACCGAGggaggagagtgttcagcttAGGCAGCTTGCATTAGAttattaagttgaggtcacgccAAGAGATCTAAAAcgttttgtaaaatgtttcgATCCATGACCATCTTGTTCCTCAAAGTAttgaccttcaatgagcaaaaaattgtgcAATAATTCAACCTGGGTGAGCCCAAAAATGGCCCATATCAATACtatttcttcctcctctttagcatgtttttaagagagaaaaattcagcGAAAATTGTACCCAGCAGGTACAGTTATGAAGTTCACTCAAGCAagtgtcaaaaatttcagttgcCTGCTAGCTTACTTTTCAGGtttactatttttatttttcagtgaattaaAATTTGTTCGTAACCAACTtcggtttctttcttttttccagccTGGAACGTATATTACAGTCTTGGTGAAGAACGTGACGAAAGATCAGTATCAGTCTTTAATATGTCAGCCAACTGTGCTGTATGGATTATTGCCTTATGAACAAAAGATGTCTGTTTTAAATCTAGTACTAAGGAGATCCATTCTAGACGAAGAGCAGCTTCCAATCAAATCCAAAGAACCCATGGTTTTTCAATGTGGTTATAGGAGATTTAAAGCATGTCCTGTCTTTAGTCAACACACAAATGGTGCCAAGCATAAGGTGAGCAACATATCAGAATCATGGTTCCATAACACTGTATCATTTGTAGACGACTTAACTCATCAATGTCGTCCTGGGACCTGCGCCTCAAGTGCAGAACCATGTATCTTTATTGCAGTCTTTTAAAATCTCTcctcctattttattctttcaaagaggaacaagtcaattgaatagcttgaaatttctgtGGATTATTAtgctaaaagagaggaaaaagcaaggaagttttcaagcaaTTAAGTTGacattcagaagaaaaattaaagtataacagtaataaataataaatttgctTCAGACAGGTCATCTCTAGATAAGCTCACTTTTCTCAAACTATGATCCAGGCCTTTTATCATTGCAAAATGACCTTCATAGGCCATAGAGGGCCTAAAAAAGGTTACCCTCTAGTTTATTTGCATTGTATCACAGTGAGTTTGATGGATTGTTATAGAAAGATGATGAAAAACAAATCCCAGTAAACAATCAGATTTTCAGTGGTATTAAGAGAGATTTTTTCCTCAGCAACATCCTTGAAAATTGCATGTTTGTACTTATACTCAGTGAAAGTGTCCATTCATCTTgttctgaaattttctttttttttttcagtttgaacgATATTTTCAACCAAACAGCGTGGTCGTGGCCACAGTTTTTGCACCAATAGTTTTTCCTCCTTGCTCAGTCTTAGCTTTTAAACCAGATAAGAACAATTTACTCGTAAGTatcaattttacctaaagttagCAATCTTATCAAATTCTTCATGTTTTAGCATCTAGTTTTGCGAGAAAGGAAAAAGCTGTGAAGTCACTGTTACTACATTAATCGTAAAAACTATTGTGTAATAAGCTgttcacattttttggaaaatgtgaaaaataaagttttaaattcTATCATTTCTACATATTATGTTTCCTGTTGACCAAGATTCATATTCTGTGTTTGGTGTAGGTTATCAGTCAATGCTGTTAGCGTGGCCTTTAGCTTCTTACaatttattttcctccaaaGTTGGCTCAGCAAAAACgttctccttctttctttttttctttttctcttttattcctCTAAGCAtcccaaaaataatttcatgccAAGCCTTGGACTCAACTGTCTTTAAGCTCTGTATCAgccggaggaaaaattttacgttcacttttaaaaattaaaaacaccaGGCTAAACATTTATCAGCATTCATCAgcaattatctttttttttcctttaggaATTAGTGGCAACTGGTAGTGTCCTCTCCGTGAATCCAGACAGAATCATCCTCAAGCGGGTTGTTCTTAGTGGGCATCCACTCAAAGTCAGGAAGAGGTCTGCAATTGTGAGGTTCATGTTTTTCAATAGAGAAGATATTGAATGGTTCAAGCCTGTTGAGCTGAATACTAAGTATGGCCGCAGAGGTCACATCAAAGAACCATTGGGTGAGTTGCAGTCATTTTAACCAATTAACATCCTTTTATCATTTATATGAATCTCTGAAAGGTAATAACTTTACCTacagtataaaaaaaaaaataaataaataaattcttgTTAACCAGAAGTCAACCCTCTGATGTTcggaatatttaaaattaaatagagtgattttttttttttttttactcaaatagGTAGTGATTAAAATAAAGGCCTAAGCGTTTTTGTACATATCAACGAAAGTGTGAAATGATTATCAGatgttaatattattttttatattttcaaacatattttatgtaaaaatattgtattTACCAAAAGAACTATATGatttgtatctatctacatatatgaattaaattgaaataaatcatTATATTCACAGGGGCATTAAACAACAAAGAAACGTTTGATAATACAGGTTATACACAAGAACAGACATCATGGAATTCTCTGCCTTCTGTTGTAAGAAGTTGTTGGAGTATGCAAAATATAACACGAATCatgtttaaaggagaacaataGGGGTGGGGTAGTAAGGAGCTGCTACAATTCATTTATCATGAGTGACAACGATGAACAGTTTCATTTTATTCAActattcctttttttatttttatttcttttgcaACTTTGCatccctccctctttttttttgctgtgatGTTAACAAAATGTCTGCTTCTTTTTCCAGGAACACATGGCCATATGAAATGTGTATTTGATGGTCAACTGAAATCTCAAGACTCCGTTCTTCTAACACTTTACAAGAGGGTTTTCCCCAAGTGGACGTATGATACATCTCTACCTGCTGTGACTCATGAAATGGACactgaataattttttgtaatcgtttttttgaaaaattctaaaaaaaaaaaaaataaaataaaaaaatcaagaaaagctCTAATGATTGTTAGCAAgatttttttgcagtttcctCTTTGTATTTCCGACATAAGAATGCCGCAACAAACTTTTTCTGGAATGCATTGGTTGCCAGATTgtattgaaaaatcaaaactttctttAATTGAAACCCATGTTAAAAATTCACATTTACTTGAACAACTGGCAATCGTAATTGCCatcttttaccaaaaattagcattattctcataagactcaatgtaaaaataGTAATCTCTCAGCACAATTTGGTAACCATGTCAAAGTTGCCAGGTTTTGCAATAAAATGTGGACTtatatgtgtttaaatgaggGAGAGTGCTGATATTTCACCACCATCTGGAGACAATATGaagtgaaaagaaaatttgctcCTCATAGACAGCGGCTAAAAAATCACATTGAGCACATTGGAAACTTCTGAAATTTACTCCTATCTTCTCAATCTACATACATGAATGCATTTTTGAGCTTCAGGTTTCAAATATGTACCACAGCATAAACATAATTTGATACAGTATTACAGACAAATCAACTCGGTTTCAGGACTGCTCATGAAACTGAAATTGGCTGCAGCATGTTTAGCAGGTTCTTCAGTATAAACGCACAATATACCGAACCTCTGAAAATCTTCTCTTCCCATTTATTCAAATTGAAGTTATTACTTTGttgttagtttttattttacgaaCTGTGTCACATTACAATATTCTTGTTTAACTTTACAGTTAGTCATGGAAGCAGGGTGACTCATCCATATCACATGGAGTCTTTCCCACCTATTACGTTTTGAAGTGAGGTACTTGagcaaatttcctctaaaattgtgACTTAGGATTGAATTTCAGGATTTCCTGATGCACCCACCCTTCTGTTTGAGTCATATTTCAGCAGAAACCACTATTTTTTCACTCAAGCAAAGGTTTGCAGAAActcattctttttttcatagATGCCTAATCATTAAAGTTTATCATTGAATTATACtctgcaaaaatatcaaaaaacaaTTCTTCTTGAGTTCTCTCTCCCACACGTACTTCGTTAATTTTCAGATAAGTCAGTGAAAagtaaaaagggaaaaatatatcgtaactgatcataaaaaattcaactccATAGTACTAAAATCGGGTTCTGATTATTTCAGCTTCTCAGTACGCAAAATTAGACAAGATTAGTCCAAATGCTCACATTTCATGTCAAATAAACTGTTTATATGttccaaaaaatcaaagtgcACCACATAATCCATCATCAGAAACCGGTCAAAACCACTCTTTTCTCGGCTCCGGAAACTCTGACGAGACCAGGCGCAATTGATTCTACGCCTCGAATTACGTAGGGATCGACACTTgtctaaaaaaaagtttcctgTCCAATATCgcgaaaaatcgacaggggtcacatggactaaaatttttgggtaaaaatcgaaagttctgCGATTGGGCTGAAATGGCGCAAAACCCCTTAGAAATGACTCACCGAGTCCGATTTTTTGGTCGAAAATGTTCCACCAGTGCATAAGAACTCACAATCAGCGAAAAATGTGATGATTGCGAAGCGGTCAAGAACACTCGTTTCGACGCTGATGAAGCTCCAACGAGTCTCGGGGCCAGgcgcaatcgattctacgccttcCGCTACGTCTTAGAGATCGACAATAATCTCGCTTTTTTTTCCTGACGAAAATCGCGAAAAAACGACAAGCAGTATATTTTCAGTTTACTTACCcttacttttctcaaattggaaaaaagaataagagacacttcaacgcgcgttgatgacagAGCAAAAATACAACTATTAACTCTCGACAGATGtctgtgctgcatctgaaaaaatcgaaaaatcggtTGTGTTTCTCACGTAGTCCTTGAAGCATCTCAACAAATAAAACAGACGGAAACgaacacagtatggaaatagagcaagggaaatgTCGCGCGTTGTtgacggcgcggagatacaactattcgtgctcgatggacgtccgtgatgcatctccaaaattgaaggcgcgatggcacgaggcgtgaattcgcgatgccccgctctatgctgccgatgaaaacgtcgctcagattcgggagaaaagttgaaaaacgagtCTCGATTACGTCTCTTCCATCTtcagctgtgttgctcacgtagtcCTTGAAGCATCtcaacaaataaaacaaacggaaacGAACACAGTATG contains:
- the Tsr1 gene encoding pre-rRNA-processing protein TSR1 homolog, translated to MAVNKTEAHRPGPYKQSNKAHKTGRHRSKGQIDAAVKGKSVLHHAIKKHTKKQKRIERRNIGVQLRKKKVEEACFLKRRGPKDPPFLIAVVSLNEVLSPFKLLELFEKADEGATISHSAQGYMHMSLPIMKQRFTIMALDTKDLFKLLDALKVADIVIFAIPVAGIDELGELAITSILAQGLPTYSVTITGLQYLPINKHSAAKHDIQRSLTRWLPEEKLQCLDKPSDALNLFRRISGQKKRSVIQRDRRAHLLAENLDFKLDSDGANSGTLAISGYLRGQSLSVNSLVHIPGVGDFQMSEIWSPGDPYPLSELAKKIESSPIALAKADPALQESLESENTPDPMDAEQTWPTAEELQQAAENRKKKVIKVPKGFSEYQAAWIMEDAEEVEESGNSGDEDEEMEVPADDADSDAKSAASEEEYDTLTVTSEAPMGAEKYDAQMDIEGEQKLLQTLKDAKTDAAFPDEVDTPQNMPARVRFQKYRGLQSFRTSPWDPKENLPLDYARIFQFQNFDRTKKRILKEQEEKECIPTPGTYITVLVKNVTKDQYQSLICQPTVLYGLLPYEQKMSVLNLVLRRSILDEEQLPIKSKEPMVFQCGYRRFKACPVFSQHTNGAKHKFERYFQPNSVVVATVFAPIVFPPCSVLAFKPDKNNLLELVATGSVLSVNPDRIILKRVVLSGHPLKVRKRSAIVRFMFFNREDIEWFKPVELNTKYGRRGHIKEPLGTHGHMKCVFDGQLKSQDSVLLTLYKRVFPKWTYDTSLPAVTHEMDTE